Proteins found in one Pseudorasbora parva isolate DD20220531a chromosome 11, ASM2467924v1, whole genome shotgun sequence genomic segment:
- the sfxn5b gene encoding sideroflexin-5b isoform X2 — translation MPFRMSGYVPFGTPIVVGLLLPNQTLVSTVFWQWLNQSHNACVNYANRNATKPTPTSKFFQGYLGAVTSAVSIAVGLNVLIQKSSKFNPATRLLIQRFIPFPAVASANICNVALMRHNELSEGIDVLDSNGNVVGSSRIAAKHALIETALTRVALPLPIFVLPPIIMAFLEKLPLMQAHRRMMLPVHSLVCLAVFGLSLPLAISLFPQMSEIEASHLEPEIAMATDCKVLTYNKGL, via the exons ATGCCTTTCCGCATGTCAG GCTATGTGCCATTTGGAACACCAATC GTTGTTGGTCTTCTTCTTCCAAACCAGACTTTGGTCTCTACTGTGTTCTGGCAG TGGCTCAACCAGAGTCACAACGCCTGCGTGAACTACGCCAACCGCAATGCCACGAAG CCAACACCAACCTCAAAGTTTTTTCAGGGATACCTTGGAGCTGTCACCAGTGCTGTTTCAATTGCA GTGGGTCTGAATGTACTTATCCAGAAATCCAGCAAATTTAACCCTGCCACCAGACTGTTGATACAGCGGTTTATCCCCTTCCCTGCTGTGG CCAGTGCGAACATCTGTAACGTTGCTCTAATGAGACACAATGAGCTGTCTGAGGGAATAGATGTGTTGGACAGCAATGGGAATGTAGTGGGATCCTCAAGGATAGCTGCCAAACAT GCACTGATAGAAACGGCACTGACACGTGTAGCTCTACCGCTGCCAATCTTTGTCCTTCCACCAATCATAATGGCCTTCTTAGAAAA GCTTCCTCTGATGCAGGCCCATCGCAGGATGATGCTGCCTGTGCACAGTTTAGTGTGTCTGGCCGTCTTTGGTCTGTCCTTGCCACTGGCTATCAGCCTCTTCCCACAGATGTCTGAG ATCGAGGCATCTCACCTTGAGCCGGAAATTGCCATGGCAACAGATTGCAAGGTGCTGACATACAACAAGGGACTGTGA
- the sfxn5b gene encoding sideroflexin-5b isoform X1, translating into MAESASGRVFQLGKPRYEQSTFLGRLRHFIDIIDPSTLFVTESRLKECIKLLDDFKQGNLPSGITDHQLWEAQKVKQAIIHPDTGEKIFMPFRMSGYVPFGTPIVVGLLLPNQTLVSTVFWQWLNQSHNACVNYANRNATKPTPTSKFFQGYLGAVTSAVSIAVGLNVLIQKSSKFNPATRLLIQRFIPFPAVASANICNVALMRHNELSEGIDVLDSNGNVVGSSRIAAKHALIETALTRVALPLPIFVLPPIIMAFLEKLPLMQAHRRMMLPVHSLVCLAVFGLSLPLAISLFPQMSEIEASHLEPEIAMATDCKVLTYNKGL; encoded by the exons ATGGCGGAATCTGCGTCTGGTCGGGTGTTTCAGCTGGGAAAACCGCGGTACGAGCAG AGCACATTTCTCGGCAGGTTGAGACATTTCATTGACATCATTGACCCTTCGACTTTGTTTGTGACGGAG AGTCGTTTAAAAGAATGTATCAAACTCCTGGATGATTTCAAGCAAGGGAATCTTCCTTCAGGAATAACAGATCACCAG CTATGGGAGGCTCAGAAGGTGAAGCAG GCCATCATTCATCCCGACACCGGTGAAAAAATCTTCATGCCTTTCCGCATGTCAG GCTATGTGCCATTTGGAACACCAATC GTTGTTGGTCTTCTTCTTCCAAACCAGACTTTGGTCTCTACTGTGTTCTGGCAG TGGCTCAACCAGAGTCACAACGCCTGCGTGAACTACGCCAACCGCAATGCCACGAAG CCAACACCAACCTCAAAGTTTTTTCAGGGATACCTTGGAGCTGTCACCAGTGCTGTTTCAATTGCA GTGGGTCTGAATGTACTTATCCAGAAATCCAGCAAATTTAACCCTGCCACCAGACTGTTGATACAGCGGTTTATCCCCTTCCCTGCTGTGG CCAGTGCGAACATCTGTAACGTTGCTCTAATGAGACACAATGAGCTGTCTGAGGGAATAGATGTGTTGGACAGCAATGGGAATGTAGTGGGATCCTCAAGGATAGCTGCCAAACAT GCACTGATAGAAACGGCACTGACACGTGTAGCTCTACCGCTGCCAATCTTTGTCCTTCCACCAATCATAATGGCCTTCTTAGAAAA GCTTCCTCTGATGCAGGCCCATCGCAGGATGATGCTGCCTGTGCACAGTTTAGTGTGTCTGGCCGTCTTTGGTCTGTCCTTGCCACTGGCTATCAGCCTCTTCCCACAGATGTCTGAG ATCGAGGCATCTCACCTTGAGCCGGAAATTGCCATGGCAACAGATTGCAAGGTGCTGACATACAACAAGGGACTGTGA
- the rab11fip5b gene encoding rab11 family-interacting protein 1 isoform X1, protein MPLISLDDDDQRWVPTHVNVTVLRARGLRTKGKQGSRYVYTIIQVGKEKYTTGLVEKAEEPQWNEECSFELLPGLLEAGGTSAYPPGSSNLVLNVMHRVLIGLDVFLGQTIVPLDKVFQEGMCPRNEWFKLHSKAGRKEKERGELQVTIQFTRNNMTASMYDLTIKDKPRSAFGKLKDRVTGKKRDVESSSAILPGRFAALSGSVGPPFAGDGGPDEPGEEEVLDEHRSKVKDFFKGKLRKNSDTRSCSSLASDSSMASSAGDPFVPVELSRTPVYSSRVMEPFRIDTEGGIKDERNLERHNVMTHKRAHSDEASKIAGVPHLSPAVENLKGQSMALSKSTLCINGSHIYSSEPVSPKSPSTIPAKLSLLEKCAPLSRSLQNLTRRGEDLQKSDGRRWSIDKSKKEDGEMDGAQSQTQTATPEGKPVQAAGPVEVMDKGKKLRKTLFSSGRSDSLPAKPEQGQVSAPLEGRRRGWFGSGDSQNKPRLGVSPKVESSSDTPCQIPCSPSQPPCSLPLSCTTGTVSPPSGNYTNPFTHSSPTPPSISPSNPFLTRLQQNPFFEDLIAEEALTSPTAGYCSLNSSLYHYPVGSSPLCNGVSSKMSAIKRERPRSMSRQRSLPTIMPETSSIIPKHPMSERPGEWDDFEAFATSRLKSPSGTPTRPPSAPFLSQVPNTNQMIFVKDKAIDLKVDEVNMGISKPWDLPPLPPRRPMRTQVINMDSWLDRAQELAVQKEACFLSQTDFASLQHARDGDLKRNSQMLCSDKEVDHISSVENNNMEAELLSDIKLNQFMVGEATGQDFHTNNNANGSPNGFGEDVLGSSECENTIPETLCFPSDWETTVAESLCSSPQNQPKHESELSCDLKVSSEEQQKTKNNGIGLLTLSPRDSNNNTDITSDFAFIDSDSSRSELQPPFEMNKEAEASQDCSHLRSGNGSSLPTCSPGLPEDILCRMASELKMFSPRNTHNDITSHLSDPQNHNHCSSPFERSCEGLEGQVVDPCKHQNITSKFNSDFQDVVDVVQKNKITEITQTCSSNDKTVTTQIKPEMMEDSCILLTTHDDDEELDVNLRESNLNSEVCFLKNNEVKGCCLMSDKQISFEDFHARVAPRNSRSPYTTEVRSARIRPRSTTSSPKTVSGANTLPGFDNPASELILHDFSPSPTPLAGTNSCLRHDPSFLANPPNEMPSMGSTCSSTAQPHVDAPLSLSPEETQPANVLLPHEESSPHPVKPLTNMTVQGEKKPESRSVLEKLKSTINPGRSAPPTTAEDEKNQLALMEARAQYQNMTNMELIALLLQQEIDAKRQRAETEVQVALLEKREAELKKIKVQVRDLEDYIDKLLVRIMEQTPTLLQVRARPK, encoded by the exons ATGCCTCTTATCAGCCTGGACGACGATGATCAGAGATGGGTCCCGACGCATGTCAACGTGACCGTCCTTCGCGCGAGGGGTCTGCGGACGAAGGGCAAGCAAGGCAGCCGCTATGTTTACACAATCATCCAGGTCGGCAAGGAAAAGTACACCACCGGCCTGGTGGAGAAGGCGGAGGAGCCGCAGTGGAACGAGGAGTGCTCGTTTGAGCTGCTGCCCGGGCTGCTGGAGGCGGGTGGGACGAGCGCGTACCCGCCTGGTAGTAGCAACCTGGTGCTCAACGTGATGCATAGAGTGCTCATCGGGCTGGACGTGTTTCTCGGTCAAACTATTGTTCCCCTCGACAAAGTTTTTCAGGAGGGAATGTGTCCTAGAAATGA GTGGTTCAAGCTGCACTCCAAGGCTGGTCGAAAGGAGAAGGAGCGGGGAGAGCTGCAGGTCACCATCCAGTTCACCCGCAACAACATGACCGCTAGTATGTACGATTTGACCATAAAGGACAAGCCTCGTTCTGCATTTGGGAAACTGAAGGACCGTGTCACAGGTAAAAAGCGAGATGTGGAGTCCTCCTCTGCCATTTTACCCGGCCGCTTCGCTGCTCTATCAGGGTCTGTAGGTCCTCCGTTTGCGGGAGATGGTGGACCCGATGAGCCGGGCGAGGAAGAAGTGCTCGATGAACACCGGAGCAAGGTGAAAGACTTCTTTAAAGGGAAACTACGAAAGAATTCTGACACAAGGTCCTGTTCGTCATTGGCTTCGGATAGTAGCATGGCATCGTCCGCCGGGGATCCATTCGTCCCAGTAGAGCTGTCTAGGACACCTGTCTACAGCAGCAGAGTGATGGAGCCCTTCCGTATAGACACTGAAGGAGGGATAAAAG ATGAAAGAAATTTGGAACGACATAATG TGATGACCCACAAGCGTGCACACAGCGATGAAGCCAGTAAGATCGCGGGTGTTCCTCATCTTAGCCCTGCCGTGGAAAACCTTAAAGGTCAGAGCATGGCGCTCTCCAAATCAACCCTCTGCATCAACGGTAGCCATATCTACTCATCCGAGCCTGTCAGCCCCAAGAGTCCAAGCACCATCCCGGCTAAGCTCTCCCTGCTGGAGAAATGCGCCCCCCTTTCTCGCTCACTCCAGAACCTGACCCGACGTGGCGAGGACTTGCAGAAGAGTGACGGTAGACGCTGGTCCATTGATAAGAGCAAGAAGGAGGATGGGGAGATGGATGGAGCTCAAAGTCAGACCCAGACCGCTACTCCAGAGGGAAAGCCAGTGCAGGCCGCTGGACCTGTGGAAGTAATGGATAAAGGGAAAAAGCTGAGGAAAACTCTGTTTTCTAGCGGGAGGAGTGACTCTCTCCCAGCCAAGCCGGAGCAGGGCCAGGTTTCTGCTCCTCTTGAGGGCAGACGCAGAGGATGGTTTGGCTCTGGTGACTCACAGAACAAGCCAAG GCTGGGAGTCTCTCCTAAGGTAGAGAGCAGCTCAGACACCCCCTGTCAGATCCCTTGCTCCCCCAGTCAGCCCCCATGCTCTCTTCCCCTCAGTTGCACAACTGGCACGGTATCTCCCCCTAGTGGCAATTACACCAACCCATTCACCCACTCTTCCCCAACACCCCCTTCCATCTCTCCCTCCAACCCTTTCCTCACACGACTACAGCAAAATCCTTTTTTTGAGGATCTTATAGCCGAGGAAGCACTGACGTCTCCAACTGCTGGTTACTGTTCGCTCAATTCCAGTCTTTATCATTATCCAGTCGGATCCAGTCCCCTCTGTAATGGAGTGTCGAGCAAAATGTCCGCAATAAAGCGAGAAAGACCCAGGAGTATGTCCAGGCAGAGGTCTCTTCCGACCATTATGCCTGAGACCTCAAGTATTATTCCGAAACACCCTATGTCTGAGAGGCCTGGTGAATGGGATGATTTTGAGGCTTTTGCCACCAGCCGTCTCAAATCACCAAGTGGAACACCAACTAGACCTCCATCAGCACCGTTTCTTTCGCAGGTACCAAATACAAATCAGATGATATTTGTAAAAGATAAAGCGATAGATTTAAAAGTTGATGAAGTTAATATGGGTATTTCAAAACCTTGGGATCTGCCTCCTCTACCACCACGTAGACCAATGAGAACCCAAGTGATCAACATGGACAGCTGGTTGGATAGAGCCCAGGAGCTGGCTGTGCAAAAAGAGGCCTGCTTTCTCTCACAGACTGACTTTGCCTCTCTTCAGCATGCGAGAGATGGAGACTTGAAGAGGAATTCTCAAATGTTATGTTCAGATAAAGAGGTGGATCACATTTCTTCAGTAGAGAATAACAATATGGAAGCAGAGTTGCTTAGCGATATCAAACTGAACCAATTCATGGTTGGGGAAGCAACAGGGCAAGATTTCCATACAAACAACAATGCTAACGGTTCGCCAAATGGTTTCGGCGAAGATGTACTCGGAAGCTCTGAATGCGAGAACACTATACCTGAAACGCTGTGTTTTCCGTCTGATTGGGAAACCACGGTGGCCGAATCACTTTGCAGTTCACCTCAGAACCAACCCAAACACGAATCAGAATTGTCCTGTGACTTAAAGGTCTCCAGTGAGGAGCAACAAAAGACTAAAAACAATGGTATCGGTCTGTTGACCCTCTCCCCTAGAGATTCGAACAACAATACAGATATTACTTCAGACTTTGCTTTTATTGATTCTGATAGTTCACGGTCGGAGCTGCAACCACCTTTTGAAATGAATAAAGAAGCTGAAGCATCCCAAGATTGTTCACATTTGCGCTCTGGGAATGGTTCCTCCCTTCCCACATGCTCACCAGGCTTGCCTGAGGATATATTGTGCAGAATGGCATCAGAGTTGAAGATGTTTTCACCAAGGAACACACATAATGATATCACATCACATTTGTCTGACCCACAAAACCATAACCATTGCTCATCACCTTTTGAGAGATCTTGTGAAGGACTGGAAGGACAAGTAGTTGACCCTTGTAAACACCAAAACATTACTTCCAAGTTTAACAGTGACTTTCAAGATGTGGTTGACGTtgtccaaaaaaacaaaatcactGAGATCACTCAAACATGCTCAAGCAATGACAAAACTGTGACAACTCAAATCAAACCAGAGATGATGGAAGACAGTTGCATCTTGCTCACTacacatgatgatgatgaggagctTGATGTTAATTTAAGAGAAAGTAATCTAAACTCTGAAGTTTGTTTCTTAAAGAACAATGAGGTCAAAGGATGTTGTTTGATGTCGGATAAACAAATTAGCTTTGAGGACTTTCATGCTAGAGTAGCTCCAAGAAACTCCAGAAGCCCCTATACAACAGAAGTCAGATCAGCCCGCATCAGACCACGCTCAACCACAAGCTCACCCAAAACTGTCTCCGGCGCCAACACACTCCCAGGCTTTGATAATCCTGCATCAGAGCTCATTTTGCATGATTTTTCCCCTTCACCCACTCCATTAGCTGGTACTAATTCCTGTCTCCGCCATGACCCTTCCTTTCTGGCAAATCCCCCAAACGAGATGCCCAGCATGGGTTCCACATGCTCCTCCACAGCCCAGCCCCACGTTGATGCACCGCTCTCCCTCTCACCTGAGGAGACACAGCCAGCAAACGTCCTCCTGCCCCATGAGGAGAGCAG CCCTCATCCAGTGAAGCCCTTgaccaacatgactgtgcaggGAGAGAAGAAACCAGAAAGCCGCTCAGTTCTGGAAAAACTCAAGTCCACCATTAACCCTGGAAGATCTGCACCACCAACCACAGCTGAGGATGAGAAAAACCAG TTGGCTCTGATGGAGGCCCGAGCTCAGTATCAGAACATGACCAACATGGAGCTGATAGCTCTGCTGCTTCAGCAGGAAATAGACGCCAAGAGGCAGCGAGCTGAAACGGAGGTGCAGGTGGCGTTATTGGAAAAACGTGAGGCCGAACTGAAGAAAATAAAGGTTCAGGTCAGAGACCTGGAGGACTACATTGACAAGCTGCTGGTGCGCATCATGGAACAGACGCCCACATTGCTGCAGGTACGCGCAAGACCAAAATGA
- the rab11fip5b gene encoding rab11 family-interacting protein 1 isoform X2: MPLISLDDDDQRWVPTHVNVTVLRARGLRTKGKQGSRYVYTIIQVGKEKYTTGLVEKAEEPQWNEECSFELLPGLLEAGGTSAYPPGSSNLVLNVMHRVLIGLDVFLGQTIVPLDKVFQEGMCPRNEWFKLHSKAGRKEKERGELQVTIQFTRNNMTASMYDLTIKDKPRSAFGKLKDRVTGKKRDVESSSAILPGRFAALSGSVGPPFAGDGGPDEPGEEEVLDEHRSKVKDFFKGKLRKNSDTRSCSSLASDSSMASSAGDPFVPVELSRTPVYSSRVMEPFRIDTEGGIKVMTHKRAHSDEASKIAGVPHLSPAVENLKGQSMALSKSTLCINGSHIYSSEPVSPKSPSTIPAKLSLLEKCAPLSRSLQNLTRRGEDLQKSDGRRWSIDKSKKEDGEMDGAQSQTQTATPEGKPVQAAGPVEVMDKGKKLRKTLFSSGRSDSLPAKPEQGQVSAPLEGRRRGWFGSGDSQNKPRLGVSPKVESSSDTPCQIPCSPSQPPCSLPLSCTTGTVSPPSGNYTNPFTHSSPTPPSISPSNPFLTRLQQNPFFEDLIAEEALTSPTAGYCSLNSSLYHYPVGSSPLCNGVSSKMSAIKRERPRSMSRQRSLPTIMPETSSIIPKHPMSERPGEWDDFEAFATSRLKSPSGTPTRPPSAPFLSQVPNTNQMIFVKDKAIDLKVDEVNMGISKPWDLPPLPPRRPMRTQVINMDSWLDRAQELAVQKEACFLSQTDFASLQHARDGDLKRNSQMLCSDKEVDHISSVENNNMEAELLSDIKLNQFMVGEATGQDFHTNNNANGSPNGFGEDVLGSSECENTIPETLCFPSDWETTVAESLCSSPQNQPKHESELSCDLKVSSEEQQKTKNNGIGLLTLSPRDSNNNTDITSDFAFIDSDSSRSELQPPFEMNKEAEASQDCSHLRSGNGSSLPTCSPGLPEDILCRMASELKMFSPRNTHNDITSHLSDPQNHNHCSSPFERSCEGLEGQVVDPCKHQNITSKFNSDFQDVVDVVQKNKITEITQTCSSNDKTVTTQIKPEMMEDSCILLTTHDDDEELDVNLRESNLNSEVCFLKNNEVKGCCLMSDKQISFEDFHARVAPRNSRSPYTTEVRSARIRPRSTTSSPKTVSGANTLPGFDNPASELILHDFSPSPTPLAGTNSCLRHDPSFLANPPNEMPSMGSTCSSTAQPHVDAPLSLSPEETQPANVLLPHEESSPHPVKPLTNMTVQGEKKPESRSVLEKLKSTINPGRSAPPTTAEDEKNQLALMEARAQYQNMTNMELIALLLQQEIDAKRQRAETEVQVALLEKREAELKKIKVQVRDLEDYIDKLLVRIMEQTPTLLQVRARPK, encoded by the exons ATGCCTCTTATCAGCCTGGACGACGATGATCAGAGATGGGTCCCGACGCATGTCAACGTGACCGTCCTTCGCGCGAGGGGTCTGCGGACGAAGGGCAAGCAAGGCAGCCGCTATGTTTACACAATCATCCAGGTCGGCAAGGAAAAGTACACCACCGGCCTGGTGGAGAAGGCGGAGGAGCCGCAGTGGAACGAGGAGTGCTCGTTTGAGCTGCTGCCCGGGCTGCTGGAGGCGGGTGGGACGAGCGCGTACCCGCCTGGTAGTAGCAACCTGGTGCTCAACGTGATGCATAGAGTGCTCATCGGGCTGGACGTGTTTCTCGGTCAAACTATTGTTCCCCTCGACAAAGTTTTTCAGGAGGGAATGTGTCCTAGAAATGA GTGGTTCAAGCTGCACTCCAAGGCTGGTCGAAAGGAGAAGGAGCGGGGAGAGCTGCAGGTCACCATCCAGTTCACCCGCAACAACATGACCGCTAGTATGTACGATTTGACCATAAAGGACAAGCCTCGTTCTGCATTTGGGAAACTGAAGGACCGTGTCACAGGTAAAAAGCGAGATGTGGAGTCCTCCTCTGCCATTTTACCCGGCCGCTTCGCTGCTCTATCAGGGTCTGTAGGTCCTCCGTTTGCGGGAGATGGTGGACCCGATGAGCCGGGCGAGGAAGAAGTGCTCGATGAACACCGGAGCAAGGTGAAAGACTTCTTTAAAGGGAAACTACGAAAGAATTCTGACACAAGGTCCTGTTCGTCATTGGCTTCGGATAGTAGCATGGCATCGTCCGCCGGGGATCCATTCGTCCCAGTAGAGCTGTCTAGGACACCTGTCTACAGCAGCAGAGTGATGGAGCCCTTCCGTATAGACACTGAAGGAGGGATAAAAG TGATGACCCACAAGCGTGCACACAGCGATGAAGCCAGTAAGATCGCGGGTGTTCCTCATCTTAGCCCTGCCGTGGAAAACCTTAAAGGTCAGAGCATGGCGCTCTCCAAATCAACCCTCTGCATCAACGGTAGCCATATCTACTCATCCGAGCCTGTCAGCCCCAAGAGTCCAAGCACCATCCCGGCTAAGCTCTCCCTGCTGGAGAAATGCGCCCCCCTTTCTCGCTCACTCCAGAACCTGACCCGACGTGGCGAGGACTTGCAGAAGAGTGACGGTAGACGCTGGTCCATTGATAAGAGCAAGAAGGAGGATGGGGAGATGGATGGAGCTCAAAGTCAGACCCAGACCGCTACTCCAGAGGGAAAGCCAGTGCAGGCCGCTGGACCTGTGGAAGTAATGGATAAAGGGAAAAAGCTGAGGAAAACTCTGTTTTCTAGCGGGAGGAGTGACTCTCTCCCAGCCAAGCCGGAGCAGGGCCAGGTTTCTGCTCCTCTTGAGGGCAGACGCAGAGGATGGTTTGGCTCTGGTGACTCACAGAACAAGCCAAG GCTGGGAGTCTCTCCTAAGGTAGAGAGCAGCTCAGACACCCCCTGTCAGATCCCTTGCTCCCCCAGTCAGCCCCCATGCTCTCTTCCCCTCAGTTGCACAACTGGCACGGTATCTCCCCCTAGTGGCAATTACACCAACCCATTCACCCACTCTTCCCCAACACCCCCTTCCATCTCTCCCTCCAACCCTTTCCTCACACGACTACAGCAAAATCCTTTTTTTGAGGATCTTATAGCCGAGGAAGCACTGACGTCTCCAACTGCTGGTTACTGTTCGCTCAATTCCAGTCTTTATCATTATCCAGTCGGATCCAGTCCCCTCTGTAATGGAGTGTCGAGCAAAATGTCCGCAATAAAGCGAGAAAGACCCAGGAGTATGTCCAGGCAGAGGTCTCTTCCGACCATTATGCCTGAGACCTCAAGTATTATTCCGAAACACCCTATGTCTGAGAGGCCTGGTGAATGGGATGATTTTGAGGCTTTTGCCACCAGCCGTCTCAAATCACCAAGTGGAACACCAACTAGACCTCCATCAGCACCGTTTCTTTCGCAGGTACCAAATACAAATCAGATGATATTTGTAAAAGATAAAGCGATAGATTTAAAAGTTGATGAAGTTAATATGGGTATTTCAAAACCTTGGGATCTGCCTCCTCTACCACCACGTAGACCAATGAGAACCCAAGTGATCAACATGGACAGCTGGTTGGATAGAGCCCAGGAGCTGGCTGTGCAAAAAGAGGCCTGCTTTCTCTCACAGACTGACTTTGCCTCTCTTCAGCATGCGAGAGATGGAGACTTGAAGAGGAATTCTCAAATGTTATGTTCAGATAAAGAGGTGGATCACATTTCTTCAGTAGAGAATAACAATATGGAAGCAGAGTTGCTTAGCGATATCAAACTGAACCAATTCATGGTTGGGGAAGCAACAGGGCAAGATTTCCATACAAACAACAATGCTAACGGTTCGCCAAATGGTTTCGGCGAAGATGTACTCGGAAGCTCTGAATGCGAGAACACTATACCTGAAACGCTGTGTTTTCCGTCTGATTGGGAAACCACGGTGGCCGAATCACTTTGCAGTTCACCTCAGAACCAACCCAAACACGAATCAGAATTGTCCTGTGACTTAAAGGTCTCCAGTGAGGAGCAACAAAAGACTAAAAACAATGGTATCGGTCTGTTGACCCTCTCCCCTAGAGATTCGAACAACAATACAGATATTACTTCAGACTTTGCTTTTATTGATTCTGATAGTTCACGGTCGGAGCTGCAACCACCTTTTGAAATGAATAAAGAAGCTGAAGCATCCCAAGATTGTTCACATTTGCGCTCTGGGAATGGTTCCTCCCTTCCCACATGCTCACCAGGCTTGCCTGAGGATATATTGTGCAGAATGGCATCAGAGTTGAAGATGTTTTCACCAAGGAACACACATAATGATATCACATCACATTTGTCTGACCCACAAAACCATAACCATTGCTCATCACCTTTTGAGAGATCTTGTGAAGGACTGGAAGGACAAGTAGTTGACCCTTGTAAACACCAAAACATTACTTCCAAGTTTAACAGTGACTTTCAAGATGTGGTTGACGTtgtccaaaaaaacaaaatcactGAGATCACTCAAACATGCTCAAGCAATGACAAAACTGTGACAACTCAAATCAAACCAGAGATGATGGAAGACAGTTGCATCTTGCTCACTacacatgatgatgatgaggagctTGATGTTAATTTAAGAGAAAGTAATCTAAACTCTGAAGTTTGTTTCTTAAAGAACAATGAGGTCAAAGGATGTTGTTTGATGTCGGATAAACAAATTAGCTTTGAGGACTTTCATGCTAGAGTAGCTCCAAGAAACTCCAGAAGCCCCTATACAACAGAAGTCAGATCAGCCCGCATCAGACCACGCTCAACCACAAGCTCACCCAAAACTGTCTCCGGCGCCAACACACTCCCAGGCTTTGATAATCCTGCATCAGAGCTCATTTTGCATGATTTTTCCCCTTCACCCACTCCATTAGCTGGTACTAATTCCTGTCTCCGCCATGACCCTTCCTTTCTGGCAAATCCCCCAAACGAGATGCCCAGCATGGGTTCCACATGCTCCTCCACAGCCCAGCCCCACGTTGATGCACCGCTCTCCCTCTCACCTGAGGAGACACAGCCAGCAAACGTCCTCCTGCCCCATGAGGAGAGCAG CCCTCATCCAGTGAAGCCCTTgaccaacatgactgtgcaggGAGAGAAGAAACCAGAAAGCCGCTCAGTTCTGGAAAAACTCAAGTCCACCATTAACCCTGGAAGATCTGCACCACCAACCACAGCTGAGGATGAGAAAAACCAG TTGGCTCTGATGGAGGCCCGAGCTCAGTATCAGAACATGACCAACATGGAGCTGATAGCTCTGCTGCTTCAGCAGGAAATAGACGCCAAGAGGCAGCGAGCTGAAACGGAGGTGCAGGTGGCGTTATTGGAAAAACGTGAGGCCGAACTGAAGAAAATAAAGGTTCAGGTCAGAGACCTGGAGGACTACATTGACAAGCTGCTGGTGCGCATCATGGAACAGACGCCCACATTGCTGCAGGTACGCGCAAGACCAAAATGA
- the zgc:153018 gene encoding transmembrane protein 179-like, producing MELDRRLLLAHCAAHTLSVIAGLLVVVPLALNGSAFKGRCALFSQGFWRTENQTVGEGESKSVTHLVVQQWGPLAACQFATFVGVFTVLYGAVQGWRSLFYLHRRHDDTLFSAFLTLLLSLCVLFLSGGASVTLTLGLVSWCNTVTDHNTRPYSCAESQSVPLYLDVETSSFYSELNCAQISLWCVTTLWLAHSILSFLRLYHSHSQQISGPCLSREKELLLGQAGCLIHHPHQHSHPSHTSSVFI from the exons ATGGAGCTGGATCGGCGACTCTTGCTGGCTCACTGCGCCGCCCACACCCTGTCCGTTATCGCTGGACTCCTGGTGGTCGTACCGCTCGCCTTAAACGGGTCCGCTTTTAAGGGAAGGTGCGCGCTGTTTAGTCAAGGCTTCTGGAGGACGGAGAACCAAACGGTGGGCGAAGGAGAGTCCAAATCAGTCACCCATCTGGTGGTCCAACAATGGGGTCCACTGGCCGCCTGTCAGTTCGCCACATTTGTCGGTGTGTTTACAGTGCTGTACGGCGCAGTTCAGGGCTGGAGGAGCCTTTTCTACCTCCATCGGCGGCATGATGA CACGCTGTTCTCCGCCTTCCTCACGCTGCTGCTGAGTCTATGTGTGCTGTTCCTCTCCGGAGGGGCCAGTGTCACTCTCACCCTGGGTCTGGTGTCCTGGTGCAACACTGTTACAGATCATAACACCAGACCCTACAG TTGTGCCGAGTCACAATCTGTTCCTCTATATCTGGACGTTGAGACATCCTCTTTCTACTCCGAGCTCAATTGTGCGCAG ATCTCTCTGTGGTGCGTAACAACTCTATGGTTGGCTCACTCTATTTTGTCCTTCCTGAGGCTCTACCATTCCCACAGTCAGCAGATTAGTGGACCGTGTTTATCCAGGGAGAAGGAACTCCTCCTGGGCCAAGCGGGATGCCTCATTCATCATCCGCATCAACACTCGCACCCTTCTCACACTTCCAGTGTTTTTATTTAG